In Tepidimonas taiwanensis, the following are encoded in one genomic region:
- a CDS encoding AMP nucleosidase — MQTPPFVAPRSFTDPDAAVDHVRALYDGAAAFLREALRAYIHAPLDPDGPVERVRATYPFVRLQVQRQRLLGPTDQRRLSYGFVAGPGRYETTLTRPDLFADYWREQFTLLLAHHGEPLEIGLSSEPIPVHFALGEDTAFEGELDAVHRARLGEVFDLPDLSAMDDGIANGTHCPPPGAPQPLALFRGARIDYSLQRLRHYSGTSPAWFQNFVLFTNYGFYVDEFVRLGLAEMARPDSEYVAFVEPGNVVTWRAGLSADPRPAWAGPEGSAPPRMPQMPAYHLVRADRSGITLVNIGVGPSNAKTATDHIAVLRPHAWLMLGHCAGLRTSQQLGDYVLAHAYVREDHVLDEELPLWVPIPALAEIQQALEGAVADVTGWEGAALKRVLRTGTVASTDNRNWELLPDNLPQRRFSQSRAVALDMESATIAANGFRFRVPYGTLLCVSDKPLHGAIKLPGMADRFYRERVDQHLRIGLRAIERLRTAGVEQLHSRKLRSFAEVAFQ; from the coding sequence ATGCAGACCCCGCCATTCGTTGCGCCCCGTTCCTTCACCGACCCAGATGCCGCCGTCGACCACGTGCGCGCGCTGTACGACGGTGCCGCCGCCTTTTTGCGTGAGGCCCTGCGGGCGTACATCCACGCACCACTGGACCCGGATGGCCCGGTGGAGCGCGTGCGCGCCACCTACCCGTTCGTGCGGCTGCAGGTGCAGCGACAGCGCCTCCTGGGGCCAACGGACCAGCGGCGGTTGAGCTACGGCTTCGTCGCCGGCCCCGGTCGGTATGAGACGACGCTCACGCGGCCGGATCTGTTTGCCGACTATTGGCGCGAGCAGTTCACGCTGCTGCTCGCCCACCACGGCGAGCCGCTCGAAATCGGTCTGAGCAGCGAGCCGATCCCGGTGCACTTCGCGCTCGGCGAGGACACCGCCTTCGAGGGCGAGCTCGACGCCGTCCACCGCGCCCGGCTGGGCGAGGTGTTCGACCTGCCGGACCTGTCGGCGATGGACGACGGCATCGCCAACGGCACGCACTGCCCGCCGCCCGGCGCGCCGCAGCCGCTGGCGCTGTTTCGCGGCGCGCGCATCGATTATTCGCTGCAGCGCCTGCGCCACTACAGCGGCACCTCGCCCGCCTGGTTCCAGAACTTCGTGCTCTTCACCAACTACGGCTTTTACGTCGACGAGTTCGTGCGCCTGGGGCTGGCGGAAATGGCACGGCCCGACAGCGAATACGTCGCCTTCGTCGAGCCGGGCAATGTCGTCACCTGGCGCGCCGGGCTGAGTGCCGACCCCCGCCCTGCGTGGGCCGGGCCCGAAGGCAGCGCGCCGCCGCGCATGCCGCAAATGCCGGCCTACCACCTGGTGCGCGCCGACCGCAGCGGCATCACGCTGGTCAACATCGGCGTCGGTCCGAGCAACGCCAAGACCGCCACCGACCACATCGCCGTGCTGCGGCCGCACGCGTGGCTGATGCTGGGCCACTGCGCGGGACTGCGCACCAGCCAGCAGCTGGGCGACTACGTGCTGGCGCACGCCTACGTGCGCGAGGACCACGTGCTGGACGAAGAACTGCCGCTGTGGGTGCCGATCCCCGCGCTCGCCGAAATCCAGCAGGCACTGGAAGGCGCGGTGGCGGACGTGACCGGATGGGAGGGCGCCGCGCTCAAGCGCGTGCTGCGCACCGGGACGGTGGCCAGCACCGACAACCGCAACTGGGAGCTGCTGCCGGACAACCTGCCGCAGCGGCGCTTCTCGCAGTCGCGCGCGGTGGCGCTGGACATGGAGTCGGCCACCATCGCCGCCAACGGTTTTCGCTTTCGCGTGCCCTATGGCACGCTGCTGTGCGTGAGCGACAAGCCGCTGCACGGCGCCATCAAACTGCCGGGCATGGCCGACCGCTTCTACCGCGAGCGGGTGGACCAGCACCTGCGCATCGGGCTGCGCGCCATCGAGCGGCTGCGCACCGCCGGCGTCGAACAACTGCACAGCCGCAAGCTGCGCAGCTTTGCCGAAGTCGCGTTTCAGTAG
- a CDS encoding helix-turn-helix domain-containing protein, producing MAASLYDPRYDALRQALVQARRARGVTQGFVASRLGVGQPFVSKMERGEAFIDVLVFVDWCHCLAIDPAAVLRSVPLPNEPGPG from the coding sequence GTGGCGGCTTCGCTCTATGACCCCCGATACGACGCATTGCGCCAGGCGCTGGTGCAGGCACGGCGTGCGCGAGGCGTCACGCAGGGGTTCGTCGCGTCGCGTTTGGGGGTCGGGCAACCGTTCGTCTCCAAGATGGAGCGCGGCGAGGCCTTCATCGACGTGCTGGTGTTCGTCGATTGGTGTCACTGCCTCGCGATCGACCCGGCGGCGGTGCTACGATCCGTGCCCCTACCGAATGAGCCGGGGCCGGGGTAA
- a CDS encoding PIN domain-containing protein, whose amino-acid sequence MRAADVFLDTNVVLYLLSADARKADVAETLIQRGGTVSVQVLNEAAAVARRKLQMPLAEIREWLAAVRACCAVVPLTVAEHDEALRLCERYALAFYDALIVAAALAAGAQVLYTEDLQPGLVIDGRLQVVNPFAVDN is encoded by the coding sequence ATGCGCGCGGCTGACGTCTTTCTGGATACCAACGTCGTCTTGTATCTGCTTTCCGCCGACGCCCGCAAAGCCGACGTGGCCGAGACCCTGATCCAACGGGGCGGCACGGTGTCGGTGCAGGTGCTCAATGAAGCGGCAGCCGTGGCGCGCCGCAAATTGCAGATGCCGCTGGCGGAAATCCGGGAGTGGTTGGCCGCGGTGCGCGCGTGTTGCGCGGTGGTGCCCCTCACCGTCGCCGAGCATGACGAGGCGCTGCGCCTGTGTGAACGCTACGCCCTGGCATTTTACGACGCGCTGATCGTCGCCGCGGCGTTGGCCGCCGGCGCGCAGGTGTTGTACACCGAAGACCTGCAGCCGGGCCTCGTCATCGACGGCCGGCTGCAGGTGGTCAACCCGTTCGCGGTGGACAACTGA
- a CDS encoding AbrB/MazE/SpoVT family DNA-binding domain-containing protein, translating to MQVARWGNSLAIRLPVAVVRELGLREGDEIEIVALDRQRWGVHPAVTPVDALKALRRLRGRLPADFHFEREQIHARG from the coding sequence GTGCAAGTCGCTCGTTGGGGCAACAGCCTGGCCATCCGACTGCCCGTCGCGGTGGTTCGCGAACTGGGTTTGCGTGAGGGGGACGAGATCGAGATCGTCGCCCTCGACCGGCAGCGCTGGGGGGTGCATCCCGCGGTGACGCCGGTGGACGCGCTCAAGGCGCTGCGCCGCCTGCGCGGGCGCCTGCCGGCCGATTTCCATTTCGAGCGCGAGCAGATCCATGCGCGCGGCTGA
- a CDS encoding YbdK family carboxylate-amine ligase — protein sequence MPLEPFKTSDALSMGVELELQIVNTYDQDLASGADDLLALLKRAPFPGAVTPEMTQSMIEVATGVHTRHGELLAQLRAIRDTLVSAADRLNVALAGGGTHPFQRWFEQRIFDKPRFQQLSGLYGYLAKQFTVFGQHVHIGCRSADEALFLLHALNRYVPHFIALSASSPFFQGVDTLFDSARLNAVFAFPLSGRAPFVLRWDDFEQGYFRKMEATGVVKSMKDFYWDIRPKPEYGTIELRVCDTPLTVERAAALAGYLQALCRHLLEGGDPAPEEDDYLVYTYNRFQACRFGLNGTLVHPRTRETLSIREDILATLRRLTPHAQALGSEAALADIERVAGEGGNHATYLRGVYARSGSVQGVVHAAVDALRTGVLS from the coding sequence ATGCCGCTGGAGCCGTTCAAGACGTCTGACGCGCTCTCGATGGGCGTGGAGCTCGAGCTGCAGATCGTCAACACCTACGACCAGGATCTGGCGAGCGGCGCCGACGATCTGCTGGCGTTGCTCAAGCGCGCGCCGTTTCCGGGCGCCGTCACGCCCGAGATGACGCAGAGCATGATCGAGGTCGCCACCGGCGTGCACACACGCCACGGCGAGTTGCTGGCGCAGCTGCGGGCGATCCGCGATACGCTCGTGTCGGCGGCCGATCGCCTGAACGTGGCGCTCGCCGGTGGCGGCACGCACCCGTTCCAGCGCTGGTTCGAGCAGCGCATCTTCGACAAACCGCGCTTTCAACAGTTGTCGGGGCTGTACGGTTATCTGGCCAAGCAGTTCACGGTGTTCGGCCAGCACGTGCACATCGGCTGCCGCTCGGCGGACGAGGCGCTGTTTCTGCTGCATGCGCTCAATCGCTACGTGCCGCACTTCATCGCGCTGTCGGCGTCGTCGCCGTTCTTTCAGGGGGTGGACACGTTGTTCGACTCGGCGCGGCTGAACGCGGTGTTCGCCTTTCCGCTCAGCGGCCGCGCGCCCTTCGTGCTGCGCTGGGACGACTTCGAGCAGGGGTACTTCCGTAAGATGGAGGCCACGGGGGTGGTGAAGTCCATGAAGGACTTTTACTGGGACATCCGCCCCAAGCCCGAATACGGCACGATCGAGCTGCGCGTGTGCGATACACCACTGACGGTGGAGCGCGCCGCGGCGCTGGCGGGCTATTTGCAGGCGCTGTGCCGCCATCTGCTCGAGGGCGGCGATCCTGCCCCCGAGGAGGACGACTACCTCGTCTACACCTACAACCGCTTCCAGGCGTGCCGCTTCGGCCTGAATGGCACTCTCGTGCACCCGCGTACGCGCGAGACACTGTCGATCCGCGAGGACATCCTGGCGACGCTGCGGCGGCTGACCCCGCACGCGCAGGCGCTGGGCAGCGAGGCCGCGCTGGCCGACATCGAGCGCGTGGCCGGTGAGGGCGGCAACCACGCGACGTATCTGCGCGGGGTGTACGCGCGCAGCGGCAGCGTCCAGGGGGTGGTGCACGCGGCGGTCGACGCGCTGCGCACGGGCGTGCTAAGCTGA
- a CDS encoding ABC transporter permease, with translation MSMPSIPTATAGRSAASRLFYPPRMSRHFAAVWLRNLLVWRKLALPSLVGNIAEPLIWLVAFGYGMGALVGAVTVAWPNGEAQAVPYLVFLASGSICMSAMNAATFEALYSAFSRMHVQKTWDGILNTPVTLDDIVLAEMLWAAFKALFTATAILAVMLALGISHSPKLLLAWGVLGLTGITFAALALIFNALAKGYDFFTYYFTLWLTPMTFVSGVFFPREQLPGWVQVIGDLLPLTHAVQLVRPLFLDRWPPDAALHIAVLLGYALGAYGVALVLTRRRFAR, from the coding sequence ATGTCGATGCCGTCCATTCCCACCGCCACTGCTGGCCGCTCGGCCGCAAGCCGCCTCTTTTACCCACCACGCATGTCGCGTCACTTCGCCGCCGTGTGGCTGCGCAACCTGCTGGTCTGGCGCAAGCTGGCGCTGCCGAGTCTGGTTGGCAACATCGCCGAGCCGCTGATCTGGCTGGTGGCGTTCGGCTATGGCATGGGGGCGCTGGTGGGTGCCGTCACCGTGGCGTGGCCGAACGGGGAGGCGCAGGCCGTGCCCTACCTGGTGTTTCTGGCCAGCGGCAGCATCTGCATGAGCGCGATGAACGCCGCCACGTTTGAGGCGCTGTACTCGGCGTTCTCGCGCATGCACGTGCAAAAGACGTGGGACGGCATCCTCAACACCCCGGTGACGCTGGACGACATCGTGTTGGCCGAGATGTTGTGGGCGGCGTTCAAGGCGCTGTTCACCGCGACCGCGATCCTGGCGGTGATGCTGGCGCTGGGCATCAGCCACAGCCCCAAGCTGCTGCTGGCGTGGGGCGTGCTGGGGCTCACCGGCATCACCTTCGCGGCGCTGGCGCTGATCTTCAACGCGCTCGCCAAGGGCTACGACTTCTTCACGTACTACTTCACGCTGTGGTTGACCCCGATGACCTTCGTGTCCGGGGTGTTCTTTCCGCGCGAGCAGTTGCCGGGCTGGGTGCAGGTAATCGGTGACCTGCTGCCGCTGACCCACGCGGTGCAGTTGGTGCGGCCGCTGTTCCTCGACCGCTGGCCGCCCGACGCAGCGCTGCACATCGCCGTGCTGCTCGGCTACGCGCTCGGCGCCTACGGCGTGGCGCTGGTGCTGACACGGCGGCGCTTTGCGCGCTGA
- a CDS encoding ATP-binding cassette domain-containing protein yields MHPPLFQVEGLTKRYDGRPVVEDLSFSIAPGECVGLLGPNGAGKTTTLRMALGLTVPDAGRIRILGQEMPVEARAIKARLGVVAQFDTLDPDFTCTENLLVYGRYFGLPAAALRARIPALLDFAALAHKADSRPGELSGGMRRRLSLARALINDPALLLLDEPTTGLDPQARHLMWERLQRLLQQGKSILLTTHFMDEAERLCHRLVIIDHGRKIAEGHPRELIAQHLEPEVIEVYGEAGTPMSALDTLLDPALQRLVSRTETSGETCFLYTHDARPLLAQLGERPRLRMLHRPANLEDLFLKLTGRQIRDDG; encoded by the coding sequence ATGCACCCCCCACTCTTCCAGGTCGAAGGCCTGACCAAGCGCTACGACGGCCGCCCCGTGGTCGAGGACCTGTCGTTTTCGATCGCACCGGGCGAGTGCGTCGGGCTGCTCGGGCCCAACGGCGCGGGCAAGACCACGACGCTGCGCATGGCGCTGGGCCTGACCGTGCCGGACGCGGGCCGTATCCGCATCCTTGGGCAGGAAATGCCCGTCGAGGCGCGCGCGATCAAGGCGCGGCTCGGCGTGGTGGCGCAGTTCGACACGCTGGATCCCGACTTCACCTGCACCGAAAACCTGCTCGTGTACGGGCGTTATTTCGGGTTGCCTGCCGCGGCGTTGCGCGCGCGCATCCCGGCGCTGCTGGACTTCGCGGCGCTGGCGCACAAGGCGGACAGCCGCCCGGGCGAGCTGTCCGGTGGCATGCGCCGGCGCCTGAGCCTCGCCCGCGCGCTCATCAACGACCCGGCGCTGCTGCTGCTGGATGAGCCGACGACGGGGCTGGACCCGCAGGCGCGGCACCTGATGTGGGAGCGGCTACAGCGGCTGCTGCAGCAGGGCAAGAGCATCCTGCTGACCACGCACTTCATGGACGAAGCCGAGCGGCTGTGCCACCGGCTGGTCATCATCGACCACGGCCGCAAGATCGCCGAGGGCCACCCGCGCGAACTGATCGCACAGCACCTGGAGCCCGAAGTCATTGAAGTCTACGGCGAGGCGGGCACCCCGATGAGCGCGCTCGACACCCTGCTCGACCCCGCGCTGCAGCGGCTGGTCAGCCGCACGGAAACCAGCGGCGAGACGTGCTTCTTGTACACCCACGACGCGCGGCCGCTGTTGGCGCAGCTGGGTGAGCGGCCGCGGCTGCGCATGCTGCACCGCCCAGCCAACCTGGAAGACCTGTTCCTCAAACTCACCGGCCGCCAAATACGCGACGACGGATGA
- a CDS encoding aminotransferase class V-fold PLP-dependent enzyme, giving the protein MPGLLPHIDPDGLLEFSVVYTDRALNHMSKRFQRVMTDIGGILKEVYGAHAVALVPGSGTFGMEAVARQFAADRRVLVLRNGWFSYRWTQIFEMGRIPAEAPVLKARRVHDGPQAPWVPAPLDEVVRTIQTQRPAVVFAPHVETAAGMMLPDDYLRAVADAVHGVDGLFVLDCIASGAMWVDMRDSGVDVLISAPQKGWSGSPACAMVMLSERARQAIDGTTSTSFACDLKKWLQVMETYEQGGHVYHTTMPTDALARLRDVMQETRSHGFGVMRAAQAELGRRVRAAFEARGLVSVAAPGYQAPGVVVSYTDDPDIANGKKFAAVGLQTAAGVPLMCDEPADFRTFRVGLFGLEKLLHIERTVGHLTQALDALGLTVRETVAA; this is encoded by the coding sequence ATGCCCGGATTGTTGCCCCACATCGACCCTGACGGACTGCTGGAGTTTTCGGTCGTCTACACGGACCGCGCGCTCAACCATATGTCCAAGCGCTTCCAGCGCGTCATGACCGACATCGGCGGCATCCTCAAAGAGGTGTACGGCGCGCACGCGGTCGCTCTGGTGCCCGGCAGCGGCACCTTCGGCATGGAGGCGGTGGCGCGGCAGTTCGCCGCCGACCGGCGCGTGCTGGTGCTGCGCAACGGCTGGTTCAGCTACCGGTGGACGCAGATTTTCGAGATGGGGCGCATCCCGGCCGAGGCGCCCGTGCTCAAGGCCCGGCGCGTGCACGACGGCCCGCAGGCACCGTGGGTGCCGGCGCCGCTGGACGAGGTGGTGCGCACGATCCAGACCCAGCGCCCGGCGGTGGTGTTCGCCCCGCACGTGGAGACGGCCGCCGGCATGATGTTGCCGGACGACTACCTGCGCGCGGTGGCCGACGCGGTGCACGGCGTCGATGGCCTGTTCGTGCTGGACTGCATCGCGTCCGGCGCAATGTGGGTCGATATGCGCGACAGCGGCGTGGACGTGCTGATCTCGGCACCGCAAAAGGGCTGGAGCGGCTCGCCCGCCTGTGCGATGGTGATGCTGTCCGAGCGGGCGCGCCAGGCCATCGACGGCACCACCAGCACGAGCTTCGCCTGCGACCTGAAGAAGTGGCTGCAGGTGATGGAAACCTACGAGCAGGGCGGGCACGTCTACCACACGACCATGCCCACTGATGCGCTGGCGCGGCTGCGCGACGTGATGCAGGAGACGCGCTCGCACGGCTTTGGCGTGATGCGGGCGGCACAGGCCGAATTGGGGCGGCGTGTGCGCGCGGCGTTCGAGGCGCGCGGGTTGGTAAGCGTCGCGGCGCCGGGCTATCAGGCACCGGGCGTGGTCGTCAGCTACACCGACGACCCCGACATCGCCAACGGCAAGAAGTTCGCCGCCGTCGGGTTGCAGACCGCCGCGGGCGTGCCCCTGATGTGCGACGAGCCGGCGGACTTCCGCACCTTCCGCGTGGGCCTCTTCGGCCTGGAAAAATTGCTGCACATCGAGCGCACCGTCGGCCACCTGACCCAGGCGCTGGATGCGCTGGGCCTGACGGTGCGCGAAACGGTCGCGGCCTGA
- a CDS encoding class I SAM-dependent methyltransferase, with product MRRRRHPFADEPPAPPEVLAELQPGQSVELLKALHILTRDGRLNQDSRRKLKQVNHLLQFIEPLLHEALEARGDVTLVDHGAGKSYLGFLLYDRFFASRPVGTVWGVEARTELVERSAALAQQLGFARMRFVAATVREAMAALPATVDVVTALHACDTATDDAIDFALQRQARSIVLVPCCQAEVAAVLRRHKALQLARTPLAELWRHPLHTREFGSQVTNVMRCLRLEASGYDVTVTELVGWEHSMKNELILARRTGRRKRSAAERLARMLDELGLAELQARFAVALT from the coding sequence ATGCGTCGCCGTCGACACCCCTTTGCCGACGAACCGCCTGCGCCGCCCGAGGTGCTGGCCGAACTGCAGCCGGGCCAGTCCGTCGAGCTGCTCAAGGCGCTGCACATCCTCACGCGCGACGGGCGGCTGAACCAGGACTCGCGCCGCAAGCTCAAGCAGGTCAACCACCTGCTGCAGTTCATCGAGCCGCTGCTGCACGAGGCGCTGGAGGCGCGCGGTGACGTGACGCTGGTCGACCACGGCGCGGGCAAGTCGTATTTGGGGTTTTTACTGTACGACCGGTTTTTTGCGTCCCGCCCCGTCGGCACGGTGTGGGGGGTGGAGGCGCGCACCGAGCTGGTCGAGCGCTCGGCGGCGCTGGCGCAGCAACTGGGCTTTGCGCGCATGCGTTTCGTCGCCGCGACGGTGCGCGAGGCGATGGCGGCGCTGCCGGCGACGGTGGATGTCGTCACCGCGCTGCACGCCTGCGACACGGCCACCGACGACGCCATCGATTTCGCCTTGCAGCGGCAGGCGCGCTCGATCGTGCTCGTGCCGTGCTGTCAGGCGGAGGTCGCCGCGGTGCTGCGCCGCCACAAGGCGCTGCAGCTGGCGCGCACGCCGCTGGCGGAGCTGTGGCGCCACCCGCTGCACACGCGTGAGTTCGGCAGCCAGGTCACCAACGTGATGCGCTGCCTGCGGCTGGAAGCGTCGGGTTACGACGTCACCGTGACCGAACTGGTGGGCTGGGAACACTCGATGAAGAACGAACTCATCCTTGCGCGCCGCACCGGCCGGCGCAAGCGCAGCGCGGCCGAGCGGCTGGCGCGCATGCTGGACGAGTTGGGCCTGGCGGAACTGCAGGCGCGTTTCGCGGTCGCACTCACATGA
- a CDS encoding cation:proton antiporter domain-containing protein, producing the protein MNGWDANLATLTVWPALLWLAWWSGERLQPRGVPRVSVYVAVGLAGSAVGFAPEPATGGALALLAQFALSLVLFELGCRIHLGWFRHNPWVLLIGVVQSLAIFGAVYWALGAVGVGAQWRPLVAAVAVAASPASLLRVTHDLRAAGQVAERVLHLAAIQCVLAVLLVKGVTGHWYLSAAGDWTQALLTSVYAAGLSVALGVALAVVVAAVVRGPFEGATAPTVGYALALVWLTVVADALRLSPLLAALSFGVLLRERRVFVANAQRDFGSLGWLLGVFLFVYVGSRMSWEALAHSNVWAAAAVVLAARVAIPVALNAVLAVPSGTTVRKGALTGVALLPMSAMTLLLLERSIALGLPPAAQALWHLTAALLWLELLGPWVTQWALVAAREAAVARPATPGSAPPVPPAPSSGG; encoded by the coding sequence ATGAACGGTTGGGATGCGAACCTGGCGACCCTCACCGTCTGGCCCGCGCTGTTGTGGCTCGCATGGTGGTCGGGAGAGCGCTTGCAGCCGCGCGGCGTGCCGCGTGTGAGTGTGTATGTCGCCGTGGGGCTGGCGGGCAGCGCGGTGGGGTTTGCACCGGAGCCGGCAACGGGCGGTGCGCTGGCCCTGCTGGCGCAGTTTGCGCTGTCGCTCGTGTTGTTCGAGCTGGGTTGCCGTATCCACCTGGGGTGGTTCCGCCATAACCCCTGGGTGCTGCTGATCGGGGTGGTGCAGTCGCTGGCCATCTTCGGTGCGGTGTACTGGGCGCTGGGTGCGGTGGGGGTGGGCGCGCAATGGCGGCCGCTCGTCGCGGCGGTGGCGGTGGCGGCGTCGCCCGCCAGCCTGCTGCGGGTCACCCACGACCTGCGTGCCGCCGGGCAGGTCGCCGAGCGCGTGTTGCACCTGGCCGCGATCCAATGTGTACTGGCGGTGCTGTTGGTCAAGGGTGTGACCGGTCACTGGTATTTGAGTGCCGCGGGGGACTGGACGCAGGCGCTGCTGACCAGCGTGTACGCCGCGGGCCTGTCGGTCGCGCTGGGGGTGGCGCTGGCGGTGGTGGTCGCGGCCGTGGTGCGCGGCCCGTTCGAGGGGGCGACGGCACCGACGGTCGGCTACGCGCTGGCGCTGGTGTGGCTGACCGTGGTGGCGGATGCGCTGCGGCTGTCGCCGCTGCTGGCCGCGCTGAGCTTCGGTGTGCTGCTGCGCGAGCGCCGCGTGTTCGTCGCCAACGCGCAGCGCGATTTCGGCTCGCTCGGGTGGTTGCTGGGGGTGTTCCTGTTCGTGTATGTGGGCTCGCGCATGTCGTGGGAGGCGCTGGCGCATTCCAACGTGTGGGCCGCGGCGGCGGTGGTGCTCGCCGCCCGCGTGGCGATCCCGGTCGCGCTCAACGCGGTGCTGGCCGTGCCCAGTGGCACCACCGTACGCAAGGGAGCGCTCACCGGTGTGGCGCTGCTGCCGATGTCGGCGATGACCTTGCTGCTGCTCGAGCGCAGCATCGCGCTCGGGCTGCCGCCCGCGGCGCAGGCGCTGTGGCACTTGACGGCCGCGCTGCTGTGGCTGGAGCTGCTCGGCCCCTGGGTGACACAGTGGGCACTGGTCGCGGCGCGTGAGGCCGCCGTCGCGCGCCCGGCCACCCCGGGTTCTGCGCCTCCAGTCCCTCCCGCACCCTCGAGTGGAGGTTGA
- a CDS encoding MgtC/SapB family protein — translation MEIWLGLWERYWSWPMLQVNGLILANLLGALALGLVVGYERTYRGRAAGMRTYGIVCMASAALTVFAGYPQAWWGQAQACPLFGADPTRVIQGIVTGIGFLGAGVIMRDGLTISGLTTAASIWATSAIGVLVGVGLYGAAIVATGMTAVLMLWGARWEGYLPARATLAVTVTSGDEVPLAEEAMFAVLKELGFSVVEGSLRIQSLPAATRWYFVAEADRARAGAVLPEVARRLRACVGVQGVEIAHARN, via the coding sequence ATGGAGATCTGGCTGGGTTTGTGGGAGCGGTACTGGTCCTGGCCGATGTTGCAGGTCAACGGATTGATTCTGGCGAACCTGCTCGGAGCCTTGGCGTTGGGGCTGGTCGTCGGGTACGAGCGCACGTATCGCGGGCGCGCGGCGGGTATGCGCACGTATGGCATCGTGTGCATGGCCTCGGCGGCATTGACCGTCTTTGCTGGCTATCCGCAGGCCTGGTGGGGTCAAGCGCAAGCCTGCCCCTTGTTCGGGGCTGATCCGACCCGGGTGATCCAAGGGATCGTCACGGGCATCGGGTTTTTGGGCGCTGGCGTCATCATGCGCGATGGTTTGACCATCAGCGGGCTGACGACGGCGGCGTCCATCTGGGCGACTTCGGCCATTGGCGTGCTGGTGGGGGTGGGGCTGTACGGCGCGGCGATCGTAGCCACTGGGATGACCGCGGTGTTGATGTTGTGGGGGGCGCGTTGGGAGGGATATCTGCCTGCCCGCGCCACACTCGCCGTGACGGTGACCTCGGGCGACGAAGTTCCACTCGCCGAGGAGGCGATGTTCGCCGTACTCAAGGAGCTGGGCTTTTCCGTGGTCGAGGGGTCGTTGCGCATCCAGTCGCTGCCGGCGGCGACGCGATGGTATTTCGTGGCGGAGGCCGACCGCGCGCGAGCTGGGGCGGTGCTGCCCGAGGTCGCACGGCGGCTGCGCGCGTGTGTGGGTGTGCAGGGAGTCGAAATTGCGCACGCCCGCAACTGA
- the asd gene encoding archaetidylserine decarboxylase (Phosphatidylserine decarboxylase is synthesized as a single chain precursor. Generation of the pyruvoyl active site from a Ser is coupled to cleavage of a Gly-Ser bond between the larger (beta) and smaller (alpha chains). It is an integral membrane protein.), whose translation MPLFVSEQVAVWLQYLLPKQAMTAAAGALARRRLGPVTRAAIRRFIVRYGVDMTEAAQPDPAAYATFNDFFTRALRPGARPLAAADVVCPVDGAISQCGPIAGDRILQAKGHDYTVAALLGGDTALAAAFADGTFATLYLSPRDYHRIHMPCAGRLRRMVHVPGDLFSVNPSTARGVPGLFARNERVVCLFEGERGGQRFPFVLVLVGATIVGSMATVWHGVVNPPRPGIVRRWDYDDRDITLAQGAEMGRFLLGSTVVALFPPKTVALAPDWVPGRPVRMGEAMGRWC comes from the coding sequence ATGCCGTTGTTTGTTTCCGAGCAAGTGGCCGTCTGGCTGCAGTATCTGTTGCCCAAGCAGGCGATGACCGCCGCCGCGGGTGCGCTGGCGCGGCGCCGGCTGGGGCCGGTGACGCGAGCTGCCATCCGGCGGTTCATCGTGCGCTACGGCGTGGACATGACCGAGGCGGCGCAGCCGGACCCGGCGGCGTACGCGACGTTCAACGACTTTTTTACGCGCGCGCTGCGGCCCGGGGCGCGTCCGCTGGCGGCGGCCGACGTGGTGTGTCCCGTCGACGGGGCGATCAGCCAGTGCGGGCCGATCGCGGGCGATCGCATCCTGCAGGCCAAGGGGCACGACTACACGGTCGCGGCGCTGCTCGGGGGGGACACGGCGCTCGCGGCGGCGTTTGCCGACGGGACGTTTGCCACGTTGTACCTGAGTCCGCGCGACTACCACCGCATCCACATGCCGTGTGCGGGGCGGCTGCGGCGCATGGTGCACGTGCCGGGCGACCTGTTTTCGGTCAACCCGTCGACGGCGCGCGGGGTGCCGGGGTTGTTTGCGCGCAACGAGCGGGTGGTGTGCCTGTTCGAGGGCGAGCGCGGCGGGCAGCGCTTTCCGTTCGTGCTGGTGCTGGTGGGGGCCACGATCGTGGGCAGCATGGCCACGGTGTGGCACGGGGTAGTCAACCCGCCGCGGCCCGGCATCGTGCGCCGCTGGGATTACGACGACCGCGACATCACGCTGGCGCAGGGGGCGGAGATGGGGCGTTTCCTGCTCGGCTCCACCGTGGTGGCGTTGTTCCCGCCGAAGACGGTGGCGCTGGCGCCGGACTGGGTGCCGGGGCGTCCGGTGCGCATGGGCGAGGCGATGGGGCGTTGGTGCTGA